CGGATTTCAGTTCTTGTTTATGCTTTTGATTATAATCGAAAGAAAGCGCGATAGGAGAATAACCGTCTTGGATTGCTTGGTACAAACAAGTGGTAGAATCCAATCCGCCTGAGAACAAAACTACTGCTTGAGGATTTTTAGAATGAGATTTCGTTCGAACGCCGTTCGACTTGGAAGAGGGACTCATCTTTTATTTCTCAGAAGGTCCGTTATAAACGCATGCGCTAGTGCAGGTTTCGTTTAAAGTGATCTTGTATAAAAGAGAAAGTTGAGGTTTGAGTTTTTTCCATAACCAGATGCTGATATTTTCGCTGGTTGGATTTTCTAGTCCTTCTATATCGTTTAGAAGATAATGATCCAGATAATTTTCGAGTAAAGGTTTCACAACCTTGCTGACTTCTGCGAAGTCCATCAACCAACCTGTTTTTTCGTCCACCTTTCCTTTCAGATGTAATTTGAAACGAAAGCTATGCCCGTGCATCCTTCTGCACTTATGACCTTCCGGAACGTTCGGCAAGAAGTGAGCGGCATCGAAACGAAATTCTTTGGTAAGTTCTATTTCTTCCATTTAGATGTTGGACGAATGGTTGATTCTGAAAAATGAAAGTCCGGTTTCGGAGAACCGATCCGGAAATACGCGGACCGACTTCATGAAGTCGGCCTTAAGAAGGTGAAGTAGAGATTACTTTTTAACCAGTTCTTTCAGGATTTCCTGTTTTTTCTGGTCCTTCTGAAATTCGTTTAATACCAGCCACTCACGTTTGATCTGTTTCTCGTTAATACCTTTTGCTTCCGCGTATTTTTTGAGAAGTTTAGCTGTTTTTTGGTTCATACCAACCAAAATCCGGGTCGTTTCCCCACTGTCAAGTATAGTAGGTCCGCTTGCGCTGGGCTGCCACTGCGCACGCAGGATTATGTCGCATTGAAATTGCTGTAGATGAGTAATCGCGTTGTTGGAACTCCTACATTCGAGATTTCAGCATTCCTGATAAGGACATTCTGCACCTGCGGGTTCTACTTCTACAGTTGCATGCAGGATATGGAATTCTTTTGTGATATTGCGGATCTTCTCCTTTAACTTCTGAGCCCCCGCGATAGAAGTTTCCTGAACGCCCACATGAAGAGTTAGAACATGATAATCTCCATCCATGGACCAAAGATGAAGATCATGAACTGAACGGACACCTTTCAATTTCAAGATCCGATTTTCTAATTCTTTCGTATCTATCCCTTCGGGAGAAGATTGAAGATGTAAAAGAAGTATCTTTCTTAAATTGCGGAAGGATTGGATCCCAACCCAAAGAGAGATAGCGATGGAAAGAATCGGATCTACCCAAGACCATCCGAATAAGATCAAAGCAATACTACCGAAGAATACCGCGACCCATCCGAGCACATCTTCCAAAAGATGAAGGAATGCAGTCTTTGCATTCAGACCGGAACTATTCTTTAATTTGAATAATGCCGCTCCGTTTACGATCACACCTAATATAGAGAGGCCTAACATTCCCCAACCATTAGGAGAACCTGGCTCTTTTAATTTCGAAATAGCAAAGAATAAGATCCCGAATGAACCTAAAAATAGAACAAAAGAATTTACTAATGCAGCGGAAAGACTAAGTCTTCTATAACCGAATGTGAAAGTTTGGGTTCTTGGTTTTGCTGCGATCTTTTGGAAGATCCAAGCAAGAGCCAAAAATCCGCTGTCTCCCAGATCATGGAGAGAATCGGAAAGAATTGCCAAACTATTAAAAAAATATCCCCCTACAAATTCGATCCCTGCAAATCCAAAGTTTAAAAGAAATGCGAAAAAGAATGCGCGTGAATTTTCAGGCATAGAACTAGAATGAGGATCTCCCGAATGGGAATGAGAGTGTCCATGATGATCATCGTGAGAATGATGATGCCCGTGCATGTATCTAAAATAGAGAACATATCCAAATTCTTCCAGTCACTTTTTTGGAAATTGGTTGCAGGATAACGGGTTCTCTTTATCGATAAGAGCTGGTATGAGTGAAACTTCGAAAGAACAAGAGTTGGAGATCCTCGCAAGAGAAGTGGCTCCTTGCGTTCGATGCAAATTGAATACAACTCGGACCCAGACCGTTTTCGGAGAAGGGAATCCGAATGCGGAAGTGATGTTCATAGGAGAAGGTCCAGGCAAACAAGAGGACCTGACAGGTAGACCCTTTGTAGGAAAAGCAGGAGAATTATTAACTAGAATTATAGAAAGAGGGATGGGAGTTTCGAGAGACAGGGTTTACATTGCGAATGTCACTAAGTGTAGACCAACTGTAGATCTAAAATTCGAAAAAGACAGACCTCCTGAAGACGACGAAGTAGTTGCATGTTCTCCTTTTTTACTCAGGCAAATTTCAATTATACAACCTAAAGTGATTATTACCTTAGGAAATCCTTCCACTAGGTTCATTCTGAGAACAAAAGAAGGGATCACCAAACTCAGAGGAAATTGGGGTGACTTTCATGGGATCCCTGTTATGCCTACTTACCATCCAAGCTACGTAATCCGCAATGGTGGTGAAAATAGTCCCTTAAAAAGAGATGTCTGGGAAGATATAAAAAAGGTCTTGGATAGGCTGGATTGGAAACGTCCGGGATAGAATAAATAGATCCGATATCCAAGTAAAAAGAAGTCTCTTGTAAATTTGTTTCTTGCAGATGGGAAAACTCGGATCTAATCTGACCCTCTATTTGTAATCGGGCGTATTCACCTGATTTTTGAATAGGGAACTCTTTCAGGAGAATCGAATGGAAAATTCAACGACTCGCGCCAAGTTTGACGGGGCCGGATGGGACCTATTTAAATTATATCTTTTTAATGCTTTAGCTACGATCAGTACTTTAGGTATTTATTCATTTTGGGCAAGAGTAAGGGTAGAAAGATATTTAAGACAACATACTAGTTTTTTAGGACAAAGATTCGATTTCCACGCTACCGGTTTGGAAAGATTTTTAGGATTTTTAAAAGCGGCTCCTATTGCAATCATCCTATTCTGCGCAATTAAATTCCCTTTACAATGGTGGGTCTTTACAGCAGAGCTTGAGCCTCTCTCAAACGTAATTCCGATCTTTCTTCTTTTATATATCTTGGGACCTTTTATTTTCGTTGGAAGATTGAGATATCATTTAAGTAGGACATCCTACAATAATATCAGATTCCATTTTGCGGGAAAGGTTCTGGAACTAGTCAAAATTTTCTTAGTTGGTATTCCACTTACGATCATCACATTAGGATTTTATTCTCCTTGGTTCACGATCCGTTTGAAAAGATTTCAGATAGAGAATACATATTATGGCAACGCAGGGTTTAAGTTTGATGGAACAGGAGGATCTTTATTTTGGATCCATCTGAAAGGTTTCCTTCTACTTTTACCTACACTTGGATTTTATGCATCTTGGTGGCAGGCGAATGTTTATAACTATTTTTGGAATCAAACCACTGTAAACGGGATCAGATTTAAGTCCAATTTAAAGGGAGAAGATATACTCGTTTATACCATTCTTTCCTATATGGCGATCTTGTTCTCTCTTGGTTTAGCGTTTCCCTGGATTGCAGTAATTTGGTATAAATTATTCTACGAAGCGATATCCTTGGAAGTGGAACCGGATCTGAGCCAGATCCAGCCTGAATTTGACAAAGGAGCTTCCGCATTGGCAGAAGGATTCGAAAGTTCTTTGGAAGCACTGGCAGATATATTCGATTAATTCCAGTCCAATAGAATACACATGAAAGATAAACTATACAATGGAAAAACCGCTATTCCTTTTGAAGGGGATCTGGTTCCTGAGAAAGACAGATTAGTCTTTCTTTCGGAACAGAAGTCCTTTAGTTTCCAATATTCTGATATTCTAAACTTAGATCCTGTAGGTAGAGAATTTAGAATAGAGATCCGGAATCCGGAAAATCCCGCGTATAGTTTCGTGGTAGTATTCTATTCAAAGGAAAGTTATAATTCTATTCTGGCTGGGAGAAAATCCCAAAATAAATTCCCATTTTTGAATGTTTGGCAGAATACACATTTTGCTCTTAAGCTAGGCGCATTGGCGCTAACTGCATTCTTGGCTTTTTCAGTTTATAATGTAGGGCTTTCTTACGCGTATTTTTTTGTTCCAACCAGTTACGATAAAAAACAATCAGAGGTAATGTCCGGATGGGTTCGAGATTATTTTTCTGAATGTTCTTCTCCTGCTTTAAAATCTACAATGAAGAAGATCAGCAAAAAACTGAAGGATGCGGATGATCCTTTTGATTACGATATTATTGTGATAGATGACGAGGTGTTTAACGCATTTGCTATGCCTGGCGGGACCATAGTAGTTTTCACTGAATTATTAAAAAAGACCGAAACTCCGGAAGAACTTGCGGGAGTATTGGCTCATGAGATGGCCCATATTCATAAAAGGCATGGTGTACGCAGACAAATACGTTCTGCAGGGAATGTTGTATTATTATCCTTAGGAATCGGTTCCGGTTTTGAAGGAGTAGACATGTTGGAAAACATGGATTCTCTTTACGAGGTCTTAAGCGTTACCATTTACGATCAAAAATTCTCCAGAGAATACGAATCCGAAGCAGATGAGATCGCTTTAGAAAAATTAAAAAAATCGAATGTAACTGGAGAAGGTTTCTTAACCTTTTTTAAGAGGATCCAAGAAGAATACGAAATTCCCGGGGAAAGCGAAGCTGAAGATGCGGCTAGTGATGATACAGTCAAAATCCCCGATTTTTTAAGTTCTCATCCTGCTACAGAGGACAGGATTGAATATGTGAAGAACATAATCTCTCATCCAGAATATCCTAAAGGAAAATTAGGAATTTCTAGCAAAGAATGGAATCGTACTAGACAACTTTGTTCGCCAGTTAAGCCTAGGAAAGAATTTAAGAATCCTTTGGATTTATAAGAACAATACCCTTATCAACCGGCTTGTTAGAATTCCAACAAGAGGCGTAATGCGATGTCGGAACTCCAACATCGCATTACCAAAGGTAGATCTTTTTTTATTCTCCCTTCTTTTTAGCTAACCAATCTGCGATCTTCTGATAAATATCCGAAGGTGCAGACTCGTGTGCGAATAAAGAAAGGTGATCGTAGTCAATTTTTCCGCCATTATCCCGTCCTGCTTCGAAGAACTGAGTGAATCCTCTTTTTCTGCGATAAACTGGATGAATGGATTCGGAAGTTGCAATATTGTCTAACTTGCCTGCCACAAATAGAGTAGGAAAATCCATTAACTCGAAGTCCGCCCAAACTTTAGGATTTTCTTCTAGCGAAGGAAGATAATTCCATAATGTTTGGTAAAGATATAAAGTTGTAGGATTGTCTTCGTCCAAAGAAATAAATCTAGAACAGAAACTATCCTTATTCTTACAAGAATTGGAAAGGTCAGTTCCGAATCGTTTCTCTTTTTTCATATCATCTATGAAACTATCGTTGTATTTATAATCCATTCCGGTTCCCAAAAAGAAAACCTTAGAGATTGCGGGATCTTTTTTGGATCGGATAAAATGAAGAATTGCCTGGCCGCCGACTGAGACTCCGCCTAAAATATAATCCTTACGATTGCTTAAGCCCTGTACCTGAGAGACCGCTTGGGGAATCAACTTTTCTCCCACTTCCTTCAGATCTAATCCAGGATATACTTCGAAATGCAAAAGGAAAACGGAGAATCCATTTCCGCTTAGCACTCCAATAAGTCCGTTATAATCTCCGAGATACAAAGACTTTTTATTCACAAGGATTGGATCCAAAAGTAGAACAGGTGGATAATCCGAACTGTGTTTTAGAAAGTTGGTGAGATATACGTTAGACGCTATATTTGCGGTCTGATTTTTGAAAGTTTCTTCCGTGATCACCGCATATCGAGTGCAGGAAAAAAACAGAAAAATGGAAAATAAGAAGAATATGATTTTATTTTTGAATTTCATTTTATGATCCGAAATTAATTTCTTTTGTTTAACCAATGGATGATTGTTGGAAACACTTCGTCATCCGCCTTCTTCCCTACGACTAAGTCAGTATGACCGTAATCTTCTGAAAAACCTTTTCCTTTAGAAAGTACGAATAAGGTTTTGTCTGTAGAACCTAACTGGTCATATACGTATCTGAGAGAGTATGTGAATCCTAACTTGTCTCTTCTGCCTGCAACTAATAGTACGGGGATCTTGATATTTCCGAAAGCTTGTGAATAAATGAGCTTTCCGTCTTCGGAACGAAATTGTCCTGTCTCCACGATCTTATCCATCTGTCTTGCTTCTCGTTTGGAAACTGTTGCGATGGAGTCGGTAAAAATCCCGGATATAATTTTAGGTTCTATGTTCGGCTGGTGCCAAAATACTTCTTCGAAACTTCTTTTAGGAAAGATAGGTAGTCCTGTTCCCCCTCTGACTCCGGACCAAGTTTCTGTCGGAACTGCAGGCCAGAGATTCATTGCCCATGTAAAGCTGGACCATAATTTTAAAACATCGGATGGAGGATCCATGATCGCAGGAGAACCGATCGCTACGAAGTTAGCTACTCTGTTCTCACCTAAGCTTCCTAGTCTTGCGTATTGGAGCATTCCTCCCATACTATGACCGATCCAGTTTACCTTTTCTTTGCCGGTGTTTTTTAGAACATATTGGATTGCTGCATCCGCATCTTGTTTTATATAATCATCGATGGAATAATCAAAAGTTTTATCTCCCCAGAATAAAGAAGGAGATCCTGCTTCTTGTTTTCCTCTCAACTCCAAAAGCCAAACATCGTATCCTTCTTTTTGAAGATGTGCTACTATGGACGACTTTTCATTGATCTTAAGATAGATACGATTCGCTATAAATCCGTGACAGAGTATCACAGGATATTTTTTATTAGCAGTTCCTTGCAAAGGAGGAAAATGTTCCAGAGTCAGGTCCCAACCATCAGAGGTCTTAGGGTGAAGGATCTCTCCTTTTAGCGCGATATTCGCGGAACAAGAAACGATTAGCGGTACGCATACGGAGAATGCGAAAAGAAAACGAAGCATACCCGCGATACTCCTCTTTGCCGAAATGGAATCAAGGAAAATTCAAAACTATATTTGAAGTAAAGAACGATGTTCGTACTAACCGATGCGGAGAAGATGTAGAAAGGAATTCACAGACTTCTTCACAGTTGGAAAGAATCGGATCTTATGAAGTAGCGGATTCCACCAACCTGTGGTAATACAAAAATACGTATCGTATGGAGCCGTATGATGTATTTTATGATGCTCAGGCGAAAGTATCCAACGCTTTTTTTGCATATATTTAATAACTTTGTTCGGTTCGTCTTGGTGGGCCCATTTATGGATCTGATTGGTGAAGAAGATCCCGATCAGAACAAGTATCCAAAATGTTCTCGCCCAAGGAAAAATCTCGCTCTCTAAAGGTGCAAAAAAGCAATACAGAAGAATGGGGAGAGAGACTAGACAATTATTTCCATTAGTCTCCACAAAATCATGTCGAGTGATCCCTTTAGGGTTTACATGATGATCTCTGAAGGGAAAAATAAAAGCCGGTCCTATATAAGGTGTGAATTCGTTCCCAAAACTATCTCCTAAAAAATGAACAAAGCCGGAAAAAAAGTCCGCAGTAATATAAGCTAAGAATAAGAGAGCTGCAAGTTCGGATAAGAAAATCCAGGGAGACTCCTGGAGAATAGACATAGATAACGTTCCGAACTCATACAGACATAGTCCGGAAAAAACTAAGAATAAAACGATACTTAGAACTTCCACGAGTCTATGGATCTTAAAGGGAGAAGGGAATAAAATTCTCAGTAAGTTCATGGTTCTCATTTACACATTTGTCCGCAGATTTGCAAAAGTTTTTTTAAATCCCGCTTTTCAATCTCGCCTAAGAAATTCTTATTTGAAAGTCCACGGCATCAAGAATGATTCTACGACGTCTTAAAAGATTGATTTATCCTCCATTATCCGCCGATCCTGAAAAAGACGTTTCGATCAAACTTCTTTATGGTCTAATGTATGTCACCTTCGCGGTCGCAGTATTATATCGGATCATTCATCCGCTCATTTCTGAAAAACCTAAGAACGCTTATTATTCTTTCTATATCATTCCAACTGCAGTGATCCTGTGCCACCTTCTTGCCAAATCGGGAAGGGTAAAACTAGGCGCAAATATCATGATCTTCTTACAATGGTTGGCCCTTTGTATCGTATCTATGAGAGAAGGTGGAGTTTATGCCACATCGTTCTCTCAATTTATGATCATTATAGTGCTCGCTTCTTTGATCTTGGGACAAGTTGGTGCACTATTCTATGCACTTCTCTCTTTTTTGACAGGGCTCTTAAGTATTTACTTAAAATCAAAGGGAATGATAGCGGCTCCAAATTATCCTTCGGGGGAATGGTCCGTATTTATTGGAAATTCCGTGGGCTTTTTTATGTCCTGGATACTGATGAAATTCGGTTTATCAGGATTATCTAAAATACGAGAAGAATTATCCAGGGCCCAGATCGATGCCAAGTTAGGCGCGATCACTCTTAATTTGGAAACTAAGGAATTAACCTTATCCAAAGAATACCTGATCATGTTGGGGAATAAAACCGCAAAAGGATCTATGACGATGTCGATGGATCAATTTTTGGAACGATATGTAGAAGGAGAAGATAAGGAAAGAATACCTGCTATTCTCGCAGAAGGAGCAAAAAATTTTAGTGATCCTTCTTATTCTACGGAATTTATTTTTAGAGCCAAGGGAGATGATGGCAAAACCAGATATATTTTAGCCAAAGGTAAATATAAGGATTCCATAATGGGTTATGGGACCGGCCAAGATATTACTGAAAAACATATTGCCGGCGAGGAGATAAAAGCCAGTCAGGAATTATTCTCCAAAGTATTCAAATTAAGTCCTTATGCTACTTCTATCTCTAATTTCGATGATGGAAAATATGTGGATATCAACGACGGTTTTACCGAGTTACTTGGTTTCACTCGAGAAGAAGCGATCGGCCGTACTAGCGTGGAGCTGGGCATATGGTTGAGTTCCGACGAAAGAGATTATTTTAAGGAAAAGATCAAGAGGGACGGATTTTTATATAACGAAGAAATAACATTCCAAGCCAAAGATGGGCGCCTTATCCGGGTGGAATTTTCCACCAGATTCACGACCATAGACGGAGAAACCCGTATGATCAATATGGCAAAAGATATTTCTTCCAAAAAAGAAGCGGAAGAATTAAGGGTCTTGAATAATGAAATCTCGGCTCAGAATGAATTGATCGCAAAACAAAAAGCGGAATTAGAATCTACACTTGAATATCTTCAAAAAACCCAAAATCAACTCATACTTTCCGAAAAGATGGCTTCGTTAGGACAGTTGGTTGCAGGGATTGCACATGAGATCAATAATCCTATCGGGGTGATCCGAGCAGCGAACGAATCGGTCAAAAACCATTTTGATCGCGTCTTAGATAGAATGCAGGAAGCTGCTTCCGTTTTGGAAAATCTTGGCAACGATGCTAAGATCGAATTCCAGACTTTATTAAAAAAAGGAAGGGCTTACCAAGAAATTATCCCTCCGAAAGAAGTGCGAGCTAAAACTAAAATTTTAGAATCTAGATTGAGGGAACTTCGAATTTCGGAAGCCAGAAATATAGCAGAGGGTTTAATAGAGGCCGGACTAGAAGCAGCTCTGGAAGATTTTCCGAAACTATTCGTCGGAGAAAAAATACAACAAGTGATCCAATATGCTTTGGATGAGATCCAAGCAAGCAGAAGTTCCAAATTGGTGGATATGTCCGTAGACAGGACTTCTAAGATTGTATACGCACTTAAAAATTTCTCTCATTTCAGCAATGGCGGACCGAAAGCTCCGGTCGATATCAGAGAAAGTATCGATACAGTTCTAACAATTTATCAAAATCAATTGAAGTCCGGAATAGAGATCATAAAAGAATATGAAGCCGGAATTCCGATCATCCAAGGATATTCAGACGATCTATTACATGTGTGGACCAACTTGATCTATAATGCAGCGCAAGCGATGGGATTCAAAGGAATTCTAAAAATAAATGTACATGACTTCGAAGGAAATCATATCTGCATTAAAATTTCGGATAACGGACCAGGTATTCCGGAATCGATCCAAGAGAGAATTTTCGAACCATTCTTCACAACCAAAGCTCCTGGGGAAGGTTCCGGATTAGGATTAGACATTGTAAAACGTATCGTGGAAAACCACGGTGGATCTATCGCATTCGAAACTTCTTCTAAAGGAACTGCATTCTTAGTGATCTTACCTCAGTGAGTTTTCTTTTTCAGAAATTTTTCTATCTTAGGACGGATCACGTAATGACAGTAAGGCTGTTCCGGATTTAGTCTGAAATAGTTTTGGTGATAATTCTCCGCCGGGAAAAATTTCTCCAAGGCAACTATCTCTGTTACGATCGGCGAAGCAAATTTAGGTCCAGCTTCCGTTCTAGAAGCTTCTGCGATCTCTTTCTGAGTTTGGTTTTCGTATAAGATGATACTTCTATACTGAGGCCCTTCATCATTGCCTTGTTTGTTCCTGGTAGTTGGGTCGTGTGCTTCCCAAAAAATTTCTAAAATGTTTTTGTAGGAGATCTTACTAGGATCAAATCCAACTCTGATTACTTCTGCATGACCTGTGAGCCCGGTGCAAATTGATCTATAATTTGGTGCAGGATCATGCCCTCCTGCATAACCGGAGACAATGGATTCTACACCATCTACCAATTGGTAGATGGCTTCAACACACCAAAAGCATCCTCCACCTAAAATTGCATATTCCAGATCTTTCTGTTCTGACATTCCATCCTCCTTTCTTATTAGATTTGATTCCGGTAGGAAAGTCCGAGCACGGAAACATTTTTCCGAATTTATCGCTAAAAAACGTAAGCGCCAAGCCCGTATCAGGACCGGGGACGAGTATGAAGTTCAAACTAATATTAAACCCCAAACCTATCAAAAGTAAATCTTGGAAAGTAAAGTCTCCCAGAGAATCCTTGCCGGTCTGCACTTTGATCCTTCCGGACAAATTGTATAAAAATTATCTGAAAAACTGGAACGGGTCCAGGCCGGGAGCCACATGTCTGAAAGATTTATTAGAACTTTACGGGCCGGATCTA
The sequence above is a segment of the Leptospira hartskeerlii genome. Coding sequences within it:
- the msrA gene encoding peptide-methionine (S)-S-oxide reductase MsrA; the encoded protein is MSEQKDLEYAILGGGCFWCVEAIYQLVDGVESIVSGYAGGHDPAPNYRSICTGLTGHAEVIRVGFDPSKISYKNILEIFWEAHDPTTRNKQGNDEGPQYRSIILYENQTQKEIAEASRTEAGPKFASPIVTEIVALEKFFPAENYHQNYFRLNPEQPYCHYVIRPKIEKFLKKKTH
- a CDS encoding cation diffusion facilitator family transporter, with product MHGHHHSHDDHHGHSHSHSGDPHSSSMPENSRAFFFAFLLNFGFAGIEFVGGYFFNSLAILSDSLHDLGDSGFLALAWIFQKIAAKPRTQTFTFGYRRLSLSAALVNSFVLFLGSFGILFFAISKLKEPGSPNGWGMLGLSILGVIVNGAALFKLKNSSGLNAKTAFLHLLEDVLGWVAVFFGSIALILFGWSWVDPILSIAISLWVGIQSFRNLRKILLLHLQSSPEGIDTKELENRILKLKGVRSVHDLHLWSMDGDYHVLTLHVGVQETSIAGAQKLKEKIRNITKEFHILHATVEVEPAGAECPYQEC
- a CDS encoding fatty acid desaturase CarF family protein is translated as MRTMNLLRILFPSPFKIHRLVEVLSIVLFLVFSGLCLYEFGTLSMSILQESPWIFLSELAALLFLAYITADFFSGFVHFLGDSFGNEFTPYIGPAFIFPFRDHHVNPKGITRHDFVETNGNNCLVSLPILLYCFFAPLESEIFPWARTFWILVLIGIFFTNQIHKWAHQDEPNKVIKYMQKKRWILSPEHHKIHHTAPYDTYFCITTGWWNPLLHKIRFFPTVKKSVNSFLHLLRIG
- a CDS encoding alpha/beta hydrolase; this translates as MKFKNKIIFFLFSIFLFFSCTRYAVITEETFKNQTANIASNVYLTNFLKHSSDYPPVLLLDPILVNKKSLYLGDYNGLIGVLSGNGFSVFLLHFEVYPGLDLKEVGEKLIPQAVSQVQGLSNRKDYILGGVSVGGQAILHFIRSKKDPAISKVFFLGTGMDYKYNDSFIDDMKKEKRFGTDLSNSCKNKDSFCSRFISLDEDNPTTLYLYQTLWNYLPSLEENPKVWADFELMDFPTLFVAGKLDNIATSESIHPVYRRKRGFTQFFEAGRDNGGKIDYDHLSLFAHESAPSDIYQKIADWLAKKKGE
- the queD gene encoding 6-carboxytetrahydropterin synthase QueD; protein product: MEEIELTKEFRFDAAHFLPNVPEGHKCRRMHGHSFRFKLHLKGKVDEKTGWLMDFAEVSKVVKPLLENYLDHYLLNDIEGLENPTSENISIWLWKKLKPQLSLLYKITLNETCTSACVYNGPSEK
- a CDS encoding uracil-DNA glycosylase, producing MSETSKEQELEILAREVAPCVRCKLNTTRTQTVFGEGNPNAEVMFIGEGPGKQEDLTGRPFVGKAGELLTRIIERGMGVSRDRVYIANVTKCRPTVDLKFEKDRPPEDDEVVACSPFLLRQISIIQPKVIITLGNPSTRFILRTKEGITKLRGNWGDFHGIPVMPTYHPSYVIRNGGENSPLKRDVWEDIKKVLDRLDWKRPG
- a CDS encoding alpha/beta fold hydrolase, yielding MLRFLFAFSVCVPLIVSCSANIALKGEILHPKTSDGWDLTLEHFPPLQGTANKKYPVILCHGFIANRIYLKINEKSSIVAHLQKEGYDVWLLELRGKQEAGSPSLFWGDKTFDYSIDDYIKQDADAAIQYVLKNTGKEKVNWIGHSMGGMLQYARLGSLGENRVANFVAIGSPAIMDPPSDVLKLWSSFTWAMNLWPAVPTETWSGVRGGTGLPIFPKRSFEEVFWHQPNIEPKIISGIFTDSIATVSKREARQMDKIVETGQFRSEDGKLIYSQAFGNIKIPVLLVAGRRDKLGFTYSLRYVYDQLGSTDKTLFVLSKGKGFSEDYGHTDLVVGKKADDEVFPTIIHWLNKRN
- a CDS encoding sensor histidine kinase; protein product: MILRRLKRLIYPPLSADPEKDVSIKLLYGLMYVTFAVAVLYRIIHPLISEKPKNAYYSFYIIPTAVILCHLLAKSGRVKLGANIMIFLQWLALCIVSMREGGVYATSFSQFMIIIVLASLILGQVGALFYALLSFLTGLLSIYLKSKGMIAAPNYPSGEWSVFIGNSVGFFMSWILMKFGLSGLSKIREELSRAQIDAKLGAITLNLETKELTLSKEYLIMLGNKTAKGSMTMSMDQFLERYVEGEDKERIPAILAEGAKNFSDPSYSTEFIFRAKGDDGKTRYILAKGKYKDSIMGYGTGQDITEKHIAGEEIKASQELFSKVFKLSPYATSISNFDDGKYVDINDGFTELLGFTREEAIGRTSVELGIWLSSDERDYFKEKIKRDGFLYNEEITFQAKDGRLIRVEFSTRFTTIDGETRMINMAKDISSKKEAEELRVLNNEISAQNELIAKQKAELESTLEYLQKTQNQLILSEKMASLGQLVAGIAHEINNPIGVIRAANESVKNHFDRVLDRMQEAASVLENLGNDAKIEFQTLLKKGRAYQEIIPPKEVRAKTKILESRLRELRISEARNIAEGLIEAGLEAALEDFPKLFVGEKIQQVIQYALDEIQASRSSKLVDMSVDRTSKIVYALKNFSHFSNGGPKAPVDIRESIDTVLTIYQNQLKSGIEIIKEYEAGIPIIQGYSDDLLHVWTNLIYNAAQAMGFKGILKINVHDFEGNHICIKISDNGPGIPESIQERIFEPFFTTKAPGEGSGLGLDIVKRIVENHGGSIAFETSSKGTAFLVILPQ
- a CDS encoding YjgN family protein, with the translated sequence MENSTTRAKFDGAGWDLFKLYLFNALATISTLGIYSFWARVRVERYLRQHTSFLGQRFDFHATGLERFLGFLKAAPIAIILFCAIKFPLQWWVFTAELEPLSNVIPIFLLLYILGPFIFVGRLRYHLSRTSYNNIRFHFAGKVLELVKIFLVGIPLTIITLGFYSPWFTIRLKRFQIENTYYGNAGFKFDGTGGSLFWIHLKGFLLLLPTLGFYASWWQANVYNYFWNQTTVNGIRFKSNLKGEDILVYTILSYMAILFSLGLAFPWIAVIWYKLFYEAISLEVEPDLSQIQPEFDKGASALAEGFESSLEALADIFD
- a CDS encoding M48 family metallopeptidase, producing the protein MKDKLYNGKTAIPFEGDLVPEKDRLVFLSEQKSFSFQYSDILNLDPVGREFRIEIRNPENPAYSFVVVFYSKESYNSILAGRKSQNKFPFLNVWQNTHFALKLGALALTAFLAFSVYNVGLSYAYFFVPTSYDKKQSEVMSGWVRDYFSECSSPALKSTMKKISKKLKDADDPFDYDIIVIDDEVFNAFAMPGGTIVVFTELLKKTETPEELAGVLAHEMAHIHKRHGVRRQIRSAGNVVLLSLGIGSGFEGVDMLENMDSLYEVLSVTIYDQKFSREYESEADEIALEKLKKSNVTGEGFLTFFKRIQEEYEIPGESEAEDAASDDTVKIPDFLSSHPATEDRIEYVKNIISHPEYPKGKLGISSKEWNRTRQLCSPVKPRKEFKNPLDL